One Frankia alni ACN14a DNA window includes the following coding sequences:
- a CDS encoding MaoC/PaaZ C-terminal domain-containing protein, whose amino-acid sequence MGEAPGGTTDETIVFPIDPVHVMLFARAVGDDNPVYTDPAAAARAGLGGVPAPPTFGEALQQFIPGYPWRPRPDTPWVGSQRPGSTQVADSPVVLHAEQRYTYVRPVVAGETLRAAKRAGESWERTSARSGTLRFREIVTDFADEAGELVLRAVAVEARVGEGGAVSRRAPADRPGRDAGRRLPAGDTAGDTEGGASTALPAGQICQRPLVTDLSRAVIVQYAGASGDYNPLHHDEPYAIEIAGYPSVIAHGMLTMGITGRLVTDLVGVTRLREFGGRFRAPVFPGDSLSGTAAIIAVEGAGTDALVTIELATTNQRGAVVFTGTALVVGDSFDHPSLDVTDRPAIGVTEEVR is encoded by the coding sequence ATGGGCGAGGCACCGGGCGGGACGACGGACGAGACGATCGTCTTCCCGATCGACCCGGTGCACGTCATGCTGTTCGCCCGGGCGGTCGGTGACGACAACCCGGTCTACACCGATCCCGCGGCGGCGGCCCGCGCGGGCCTCGGCGGCGTCCCGGCCCCGCCGACCTTCGGTGAGGCGTTGCAGCAGTTCATCCCGGGGTACCCATGGCGGCCCCGGCCGGACACGCCATGGGTCGGATCGCAGCGCCCGGGCTCGACGCAGGTCGCGGACAGTCCGGTTGTCCTGCACGCGGAGCAGCGCTACACCTACGTCCGACCGGTTGTCGCCGGGGAGACTCTGCGTGCGGCGAAGCGAGCCGGCGAGAGCTGGGAGCGGACCAGCGCCAGGAGCGGGACGCTGCGGTTCCGCGAGATCGTCACCGACTTCGCCGACGAGGCCGGCGAGCTGGTGCTGCGCGCGGTGGCGGTGGAGGCCCGAGTCGGGGAAGGCGGCGCCGTGAGCCGTCGGGCCCCGGCCGATCGGCCTGGCCGCGACGCCGGCCGTCGGCTGCCGGCCGGCGACACCGCCGGCGACACGGAAGGGGGTGCCAGTACCGCGCTGCCCGCGGGCCAGATCTGCCAGCGGCCTCTGGTGACAGATCTCTCGCGAGCTGTGATCGTGCAGTACGCGGGCGCGTCCGGTGACTACAACCCGCTGCACCATGACGAGCCCTATGCCATCGAAATCGCCGGCTACCCGTCGGTCATCGCCCACGGCATGCTCACGATGGGGATCACCGGCCGCCTCGTGACCGATCTCGTCGGCGTGACGCGACTACGCGAGTTCGGCGGGCGGTTCCGCGCGCCGGTGTTCCCCGGCGACTCGCTGTCCGGCACCGCGGCGATCATCGCCGTCGAGGGCGCCGGGACCGATGCCCTCGTGACCATCGAGCTCGCGACCACCAACCAGCGCGGCGCGGTCGTCTTCACCGGCACCGCGCTCGTCGTCGGCGACTCGTTCGACCATCCATCCCTCGACGTCACGGATCGCCCCGCGATCGGCGTCACCGAAGAAGTGAGGTGA
- a CDS encoding acyl-CoA dehydrogenase family protein, giving the protein MTGVSASLDDDQIQLQKTLRAALSRHCSGPAQLALATGEEDFDPALWKLLSTELDLVGLAAPERFGGGGAPLPVLGVALMELGRALYSGPYFSSGVLATQAIVGSGDVAVGAEILPGLCRGEVLATVAGLRDDGPDGLPDMGGVVATAATADGDGTPRLTGVSDHVWEAHGAHRLVVFASTRDGVGCFLAHPDAPGVLVERLPGMDLTRRLSRVRFTAAAARPLGALDGGSRALARLRRIAPVCLAAEQIGGAEHCLEQAVDHAKRRHQFGRPIGSFQAVKHQLASVLMDVEAAKAATVFALGALEHESPDAATMVHVAKAAASDAFFHAAGALIQTLGGIGYTWEHPAHLYLRRAVSGRAQFGFPSAHRRALGAEGGH; this is encoded by the coding sequence ATGACGGGCGTGTCGGCAAGCCTCGACGACGACCAGATCCAGCTGCAGAAGACGCTGCGCGCGGCGCTCTCCCGCCACTGCTCCGGGCCGGCGCAGCTCGCCCTGGCCACGGGCGAGGAGGACTTCGACCCGGCGCTGTGGAAGCTGCTGTCGACCGAACTCGACCTTGTGGGGCTCGCCGCACCCGAGCGGTTCGGCGGCGGTGGCGCGCCGCTGCCGGTGCTGGGCGTCGCGCTGATGGAGCTGGGGCGTGCGCTGTACAGCGGGCCGTACTTCTCCTCGGGGGTTCTCGCCACGCAGGCGATCGTGGGCAGCGGCGACGTGGCCGTCGGGGCGGAGATCCTGCCCGGGCTGTGCCGGGGTGAGGTCCTGGCGACCGTCGCCGGACTGCGCGACGACGGCCCGGACGGCCTTCCCGACATGGGTGGCGTGGTCGCCACCGCCGCGACCGCCGACGGCGACGGGACACCCCGGCTGACGGGGGTCTCCGACCATGTCTGGGAGGCGCACGGCGCGCACCGGCTCGTCGTGTTCGCGTCGACCCGCGACGGGGTCGGCTGCTTCCTCGCCCATCCGGACGCACCCGGCGTGCTGGTCGAACGGCTGCCGGGCATGGATCTCACGAGACGCCTGTCGCGGGTCCGGTTCACCGCCGCGGCCGCCCGACCGCTGGGCGCGCTCGACGGCGGCTCCCGGGCGCTCGCGAGGCTGCGGCGGATCGCGCCGGTGTGCCTGGCGGCGGAGCAGATCGGCGGCGCCGAGCACTGCCTGGAACAGGCCGTCGACCACGCGAAGCGACGCCACCAGTTCGGTCGTCCCATCGGCAGCTTCCAGGCCGTGAAGCATCAGCTCGCCAGCGTGCTGATGGACGTCGAGGCGGCGAAGGCGGCGACCGTCTTCGCGCTGGGCGCCCTCGAACACGAATCCCCGGATGCCGCGACGATGGTGCATGTCGCCAAGGCCGCCGCCTCCGACGCCTTCTTCCACGCGGCGGGCGCGTTGATCCAGACCCTCGGCGGCATCGGCTACACCTGGGAACACCCGGCCCACCTGTATCTGCGTCGAGCTGTCAGCGGCCGGGCGCAGTTCGGCTTCCCGTCGGCCCATCGACGGGCCCTCGGCGCCGAGGGTGGCCACTGA
- a CDS encoding acyl-CoA dehydrogenase family protein, whose protein sequence is MFRARVRSLLAENLPAGWSGIGALSDREQEEFRTRWRRLLHENGLLAVGWPIEYGGSGLSPREQLILAEECTTAGVPQGGLNDNFGVQMLGSTLLRWGTEEQRRYYLPRILSQQDIWCQGFSEPEAGSDLAGIRTRAELVEGRWMINGQKIWTSYGHLATHIFVLCRTDSSVPPHRGISLLLCALDQPGIDLRPLRTLTGEAEFNEVFFTDAECPADAVVGPVDGGWPVAMSLLGFERGEAVATLAIRFRKDWERLHRIAVDPEGPTDPVIVERLGRSRQRVEELRCLGLRAVDSWVAGRDIGAESSLHKLFWSEWIQETTELALDVLGMDAVTAGSDGLRGVSFPAAEAGTPNTAGTWADYFLRARAATIYAGSSEIQRNIIAERMLGLPREPR, encoded by the coding sequence ATGTTCCGAGCCCGCGTGCGGTCGCTGCTCGCCGAGAACCTGCCCGCGGGCTGGAGCGGCATCGGCGCGCTGTCCGACCGCGAACAGGAGGAGTTCCGCACACGCTGGCGCAGGCTGTTACACGAGAACGGACTGCTCGCGGTGGGCTGGCCGATCGAGTACGGCGGATCCGGCCTGAGCCCGCGCGAACAGCTCATCCTCGCCGAGGAGTGCACCACGGCGGGCGTGCCCCAGGGCGGCCTGAACGACAACTTCGGGGTGCAGATGCTCGGTTCGACGCTGCTGCGCTGGGGCACCGAGGAACAGCGCCGGTACTACCTGCCGCGGATCCTCAGCCAACAGGACATCTGGTGCCAGGGCTTCTCCGAGCCCGAGGCAGGGTCCGATCTCGCCGGCATCCGCACCCGCGCGGAGCTCGTCGAGGGCCGCTGGATGATCAACGGACAGAAGATCTGGACCTCCTACGGGCACCTGGCCACGCACATCTTCGTCCTGTGTCGCACCGACTCCTCCGTGCCGCCGCACCGGGGGATCAGCCTGCTGCTGTGCGCCCTCGACCAGCCGGGCATCGACCTGCGCCCGCTGCGGACGCTTACTGGCGAGGCCGAGTTCAACGAGGTCTTCTTCACCGACGCGGAATGTCCCGCCGACGCCGTGGTCGGGCCGGTCGACGGCGGGTGGCCCGTCGCCATGAGCCTGCTCGGTTTCGAACGCGGCGAGGCGGTGGCCACCCTGGCCATTCGCTTCCGCAAGGACTGGGAACGGCTGCACCGCATCGCGGTCGACCCCGAGGGTCCCACCGATCCGGTCATCGTCGAACGTCTCGGGCGGAGCCGACAGCGGGTCGAGGAGCTGCGGTGCCTCGGGCTGCGCGCGGTCGACAGCTGGGTCGCCGGTCGGGACATCGGCGCCGAGTCGTCGCTGCACAAGCTGTTCTGGAGCGAGTGGATCCAGGAGACGACCGAACTCGCCCTCGACGTGCTGGGCATGGACGCGGTCACCGCCGGCAGCGACGGGCTGCGCGGCGTGAGCTTCCCCGCCGCCGAGGCCGGAACCCCCAACACCGCGGGTACCTGGGCGGACTACTTCCTCCGGGCGCGCGCCGCGACCATCTACGCCGGCTCCAGCGAGATTCAACGCAACATCATCGCGGAGCGCATGCTGGGACTGCCGAGGGAGCCGCGATGA
- a CDS encoding acetyl-CoA C-acetyltransferase, which yields MAEAFIVEAVRTQVGRRGGSLSAEHPVDVAAHVLTSLVKRAGIDPVVVDDVILGATDMVGPQAGDIARLAWLAAGLPENVPGVTIDRQCGSSQQAVHFAAQAVMSGTQDVVVAGGVQLMSVVPMNIAWSAGQDLVHPDPFSGSRGWQGRYGTQEVSQFRAAELIARRWEIPREEMERFALASHERAVHATEHGWFEREIEAFGAGSRDECPRPSTSLERMATLNPLTEGGSITAALSSQICDGAAALLICSERAVEQYGLRPRARVHAMSVRGDDPVYMLTAPIPATRDVLRRAGLALDDIDLFEINEAFASVVLAWQRELGVGSERLNVNGGAIALGHPIGASGARIMTTLLHELERRQARFGLQSMCEGGGQANATVIERL from the coding sequence ATGGCGGAAGCCTTCATCGTCGAAGCGGTTCGTACTCAGGTCGGACGTCGCGGGGGCAGCCTCAGCGCCGAACACCCGGTCGACGTCGCGGCGCACGTGCTGACATCCCTGGTCAAGCGCGCGGGCATCGATCCGGTGGTGGTGGACGACGTGATCCTCGGAGCCACCGACATGGTCGGCCCCCAGGCCGGCGACATCGCCCGGCTGGCGTGGCTGGCCGCCGGGCTGCCCGAGAACGTGCCCGGCGTGACCATCGACCGGCAGTGCGGTTCGTCCCAGCAGGCGGTGCACTTCGCCGCGCAGGCCGTCATGAGCGGCACCCAGGATGTCGTCGTCGCCGGCGGCGTGCAGTTGATGAGCGTCGTCCCCATGAACATCGCCTGGTCGGCCGGCCAGGACCTCGTGCACCCGGACCCGTTCTCCGGCAGTCGGGGCTGGCAGGGCCGGTACGGCACGCAGGAGGTCAGCCAGTTTCGGGCGGCCGAGCTCATCGCGCGGCGGTGGGAGATCCCCCGCGAGGAGATGGAGCGCTTCGCCCTGGCGAGTCATGAGCGCGCGGTGCACGCCACCGAGCACGGCTGGTTCGAGCGCGAGATCGAGGCGTTCGGCGCCGGGTCGCGCGACGAGTGTCCCCGGCCCAGCACCTCCCTGGAGCGGATGGCGACGCTGAACCCGCTGACCGAGGGCGGATCGATCACCGCGGCCCTGTCGAGCCAGATCTGCGACGGTGCGGCGGCCCTGCTGATCTGCTCCGAGCGCGCGGTCGAGCAGTACGGGCTGCGCCCGCGCGCCCGCGTCCATGCGATGTCGGTGCGGGGCGACGACCCGGTCTACATGCTCACCGCCCCGATCCCGGCCACCCGCGACGTGCTGCGCCGCGCCGGTCTCGCCCTCGACGACATCGACCTGTTCGAAATCAACGAGGCGTTCGCCTCGGTCGTCCTGGCCTGGCAGCGTGAGCTCGGCGTCGGCTCCGAGCGGCTCAACGTCAACGGCGGCGCGATCGCGCTCGGGCACCCCATCGGCGCCAGTGGCGCGCGCATCATGACCACGCTGCTGCACGAGCTCGAGCGCCGGCAGGCCCGCTTCGGGCTGCAGTCGATGTGCGAGGGCGGCGGCCAGGCCAACGCCACCGTCATCGAGCGCCTGTGA
- a CDS encoding SRPBCC family protein encodes MASSRRHVWVEAAAERVWALVGDPGAIAAWFPSIVACEMSGSTRTCTLRSGEVVAEEIITVDDALMRLQYRIVRGIDVESHLGTVDVIPDGNHRCLVLYATDVRPDDLAGPLGTSVERALDLLAERFEQPSTRPD; translated from the coding sequence GTGGCGAGCAGTCGCCGGCACGTCTGGGTCGAGGCCGCGGCCGAGCGGGTGTGGGCGCTGGTCGGCGATCCCGGGGCGATCGCCGCATGGTTCCCGAGCATCGTGGCCTGCGAGATGTCCGGATCGACGCGCACGTGCACCCTGCGGTCCGGGGAGGTGGTCGCCGAGGAGATCATCACCGTCGACGACGCCCTCATGCGCCTGCAGTACCGGATCGTCCGGGGCATCGACGTCGAGTCGCACCTGGGAACCGTGGATGTCATCCCCGACGGGAACCACCGGTGTCTCGTGCTGTATGCGACGGATGTCCGTCCGGATGATCTCGCGGGGCCGCTCGGGACCTCGGTCGAGCGCGCGCTCGACCTCCTCGCCGAACGGTTCGAACAGCCCTCCACCCGCCCCGACTGA
- a CDS encoding LLM class flavin-dependent oxidoreductase: MKISCAFGPAEQTPDDIVAAESLGYDRAWVYDSPAVYLDPWATLAVAATRTSRIGAPPRVRARSCSRPTTRSGSRTFRRCGRWATCTG, encoded by the coding sequence ATGAAGATATCCTGCGCGTTCGGGCCTGCCGAGCAGACGCCCGACGACATTGTTGCGGCGGAGAGCCTGGGATACGACCGGGCCTGGGTATACGACTCGCCCGCGGTGTACCTCGATCCGTGGGCAACGCTCGCGGTCGCCGCCACCCGTACCTCCCGGATAGGAGCTCCACCTCGCGTAAGAGCACGGTCGTGCAGCCGGCCCACAACCCGGTCAGGGTCCAGGACGTTCCGCCGATGTGGAAGGTGGGCAACGTGCACAGGCTGA
- a CDS encoding LLM class flavin-dependent oxidoreductase, protein MFQTPFMPPTRSARETFTWAVEQAVVCDQAGLSEYWIGEHATQAWESIPNPELVIAAAALQTEQIRLAPGAHLLPYHHPATLAVQIAYLTQVTQGRYILGIGAGAFPEDAALRGLKDLTENHRMVTESLEIMRRVWRKEPFQFEGDYWRAGYPEAPEGHPLRDVGLYNGTIEIGLTGLSPNSPSLRFAGQNGYLPLSIYSGDDFLRNHWETYSTAAQEKGRIVDRSVHHVVRDVFIADTDKEARRWAIEGGMGKAWQEYVLPRYHNYGILETMIKNPGMSADDVDLDYLADNVWIVGSPETAVEKLEEAFAATGGWGTIMMYGYDYIDNPEPWNHSIELLSREVAPKVSLPA, encoded by the coding sequence ATGTTTCAGACACCCTTCATGCCGCCGACCCGGTCGGCGCGTGAGACCTTCACGTGGGCCGTCGAGCAGGCCGTGGTCTGCGATCAGGCCGGGCTCTCGGAGTACTGGATCGGCGAGCACGCCACCCAGGCGTGGGAGTCGATCCCCAATCCGGAGCTCGTGATCGCGGCGGCGGCGCTGCAGACCGAACAGATCAGACTGGCGCCGGGAGCACATCTCCTGCCGTACCACCACCCGGCGACGCTGGCGGTCCAGATCGCCTACCTGACGCAGGTCACCCAGGGTCGTTACATTCTCGGCATCGGTGCCGGCGCCTTTCCCGAGGACGCCGCACTGCGGGGGCTCAAGGACCTGACCGAGAACCACAGGATGGTGACCGAGTCCCTCGAGATCATGCGGAGGGTCTGGCGCAAGGAGCCGTTCCAGTTCGAGGGCGACTACTGGCGGGCCGGTTATCCGGAGGCACCGGAGGGGCATCCCCTCCGGGACGTCGGCCTGTACAACGGAACGATCGAGATCGGCCTGACAGGTCTCAGCCCGAACTCCCCGTCGCTGCGTTTCGCCGGGCAGAACGGCTACTTACCGCTCTCCATCTACTCGGGTGACGACTTCCTGCGCAACCATTGGGAGACCTATTCCACGGCGGCCCAGGAGAAGGGCCGGATCGTCGACCGCTCGGTGCACCACGTGGTTCGCGACGTCTTTATCGCGGACACGGACAAGGAGGCGCGCAGGTGGGCGATCGAGGGCGGCATGGGCAAGGCCTGGCAGGAGTACGTGCTACCGCGCTACCACAACTACGGCATCCTGGAGACGATGATCAAGAATCCGGGCATGAGCGCGGATGACGTCGATCTCGACTACCTGGCCGACAACGTCTGGATCGTCGGTTCGCCGGAGACCGCGGTCGAGAAGCTCGAAGAGGCCTTTGCCGCGACCGGCGGGTGGGGGACGATCATGATGTACGGCTACGACTACATCGACAACCCGGAGCCATGGAATCACTCGATCGAGTTGCTGAGCCGGGAAGTCGCCCCGAAGGTGTCGTTACCGGCCTGA